From a single Capsicum annuum cultivar UCD-10X-F1 chromosome 12, UCD10Xv1.1, whole genome shotgun sequence genomic region:
- the LOC107853159 gene encoding uncharacterized protein LOC107853159: protein MLMKLIYQIMLTLLLLKTVYRDRERTVAMYNEFRRRMLHFNDGEITSEAWHLSDESQYKKLKKTRCSGQPGWLGSDYWKELIVVLGSPEFQKKSSQAKATQNSKKGDSLHTCDSVSMETTKSRLEASLGRSTTHEEVGKKTHMKIRNGKEVWPGRDMG, encoded by the exons ATGTTGATGAAACTGATATATCAGATCATGTTGACCTTATTACTCTTGAAA ACAGTTTATAGGGATAGAGAAAGAACTGTTGCCATGTACAATGAATTTCGCAGGAGAATGTTGCATTTCAATGATGGTGAAATCACTTCTGAGGCATGGCATCTCAGTGATGAGTCtcaatataaaaaattgaaaaaaa CTCGATGTAGTGGACAACCTGGATGGCTTGGGTCAGATTATTGGAAAGAACTTATTGTAGTACTGGGCTCTCCGGAGTTTCAAAAGAAGAGCTCCCAGGCAAAGGCAACCCAGAATTCTAAGAAAGGTGACTCATTGCACACTTGTGATTCGGTGTCCATGGAGACAACTAAGAGTAGATTG GAAGCATCTCTTGGTAGATCAACTACTCATGAAGAGGTAGGGAAGAAGACCCATATGAAAATTAGAAATGGAAAAGAAGTCTGGCCGGGTCGAGACATGGGCTGA